One window of the Bacteroidales bacterium genome contains the following:
- the kdpC gene encoding potassium-transporting ATPase subunit KdpC, protein MKTLIISLKIFLFFTILTGVIYPLFVTGIAQLTFSKKANGSLITIDNKTIGSELIGQQFDSSIYFSSRPSAISYNPLPSGGSNYGLTNINLKKLVNERKHQFIAFNRLDSLTVVPSEMLFASASGLDPHTSPSAALLQVNRIGEARGFNLSQKQQLVDLIKSKTEEMQFGLLGEPRINILDLNIELDKLDRNNTNNK, encoded by the coding sequence ATGAAAACACTCATCATATCCTTAAAAATCTTCCTGTTCTTTACCATACTAACAGGAGTTATTTACCCACTTTTTGTTACAGGAATAGCACAGTTGACATTTTCTAAAAAAGCAAATGGAAGTTTGATAACTATTGACAATAAAACCATTGGGAGTGAACTTATCGGGCAACAATTTGATAGTTCCATTTATTTCTCTTCACGTCCCTCAGCAATTTCATATAACCCTTTACCATCAGGGGGCTCGAATTATGGGTTAACGAATATCAATCTAAAAAAATTGGTTAATGAACGTAAACATCAATTCATAGCTTTTAATCGATTAGATAGTTTAACCGTAGTTCCTTCCGAGATGCTATTTGCATCAGCAAGCGGATTGGATCCGCATACATCACCCAGTGCAGCATTGCTTCAGGTCAATAGAATTGGCGAAGCAAGAGGATTTAATTTATCTCAAAAGCAACAATTAGTTGATTTGATTAAAAGTAAAACGGAAGAAATGCAATTTGGTCTTCTTGGAGAGCCAAGAATTAACATCTTAGATTTAAATATTGAACTTGATAAACTTGATCGGAATAATACAAACAACAAATAA